In a single window of the uncultured Pseudodesulfovibrio sp. genome:
- a CDS encoding acetyltransferase has translation MKILIIGGGGHARVVADILRAMDGMEPLGFITSDLDPGEVGPMGLPVLGSDAAVGSIPHDGLVVAVGDNRIRERLFTDFAAQGETLVNAIHPSAVIAPDVVMGRGCMVCAGAIVNTGTVIGDNVILNTGSVTDHDCQIQDHVHVAPGAKLAGGVRIGSGVLVGLGAAVLPGVVMGDRAVAGAGAVVLGDVVPGLTVVGVPARPKT, from the coding sequence ATGAAGATACTTATTATCGGCGGCGGGGGCCATGCCCGTGTGGTTGCGGACATCCTGCGGGCCATGGACGGCATGGAACCGCTGGGTTTCATAACCTCGGACCTGGACCCGGGCGAGGTCGGCCCCATGGGACTTCCCGTGCTCGGCTCCGACGCTGCGGTCGGCTCCATCCCCCATGACGGGCTGGTGGTGGCCGTTGGCGACAACCGTATCCGGGAGCGGCTCTTCACGGACTTCGCGGCTCAAGGTGAAACGTTGGTCAATGCGATTCATCCTTCGGCTGTCATCGCTCCGGACGTGGTTATGGGCCGGGGCTGCATGGTCTGTGCGGGGGCCATCGTCAATACCGGAACCGTGATTGGCGACAACGTCATTTTAAATACGGGCAGCGTCACGGATCATGACTGCCAAATCCAGGACCATGTGCACGTTGCGCCAGGCGCAAAACTGGCGGGCGGGGTACGGATCGGCAGCGGCGTCCTGGTCGGACTGGGCGCAGCGGTCTTGCCTGGCGTGGTCATGGGTGACCGGGCCGTGGCGGGTGCCGGTGCGGTGGTGCTGGGTGACGTGGTCCCGGGCCTGACCGTGGTGGGCGTCCCGGCTCGCCCGAAAACATGA
- a CDS encoding ACP S-malonyltransferase, which yields MTKTGILFPGQGSQEKGMGRDVAEADSAALDLWKLAERESGLALREIYWDGEPADMADTRALQPALTVVNLTLWLAVKDKLAPAATAGHSLGEFASLGAAGVLGVEDCIRAVTLRGRLMADCGGEGHGMAAVVKLAQDQVEEIVAQAVKESGKELRIANYNTPAQFVISGEAEALDAAEALVKAAKGRAIRLAVSGAFHSPLIQEAADEFAAFLETLSWKAPAFPVFHNATSLPEPDASSIKGVMQRQMTSSVLWVQTMQAMWGVGVREFIEVGPKGVLFKMLKANLGSEEEKWSGLNIGNLEQAGEL from the coding sequence ATGACCAAGACCGGCATTCTCTTCCCCGGACAAGGATCCCAGGAAAAGGGCATGGGCCGCGACGTGGCCGAGGCGGACTCCGCCGCCCTGGACCTCTGGAAGCTGGCCGAGCGCGAGTCCGGCCTGGCCCTGCGCGAAATCTACTGGGACGGGGAACCGGCCGACATGGCCGACACCCGCGCCCTGCAACCCGCCCTGACCGTGGTCAACCTGACCTTGTGGCTTGCCGTCAAGGACAAGCTCGCTCCTGCGGCCACGGCAGGACACTCCTTGGGAGAGTTTGCCTCCCTGGGCGCGGCCGGAGTCCTCGGCGTGGAGGACTGCATCCGGGCCGTCACCCTGCGCGGACGGCTCATGGCCGATTGCGGCGGCGAGGGCCACGGGATGGCCGCCGTGGTCAAGCTGGCCCAGGACCAGGTCGAAGAGATCGTGGCCCAGGCCGTGAAGGAGTCCGGCAAGGAACTGCGGATCGCCAACTACAACACCCCGGCTCAGTTCGTGATTTCCGGCGAGGCCGAAGCCTTGGACGCGGCCGAGGCGCTGGTCAAGGCCGCCAAGGGTCGGGCCATTCGTCTGGCCGTTTCCGGAGCCTTCCACTCCCCGCTGATTCAGGAAGCCGCCGACGAGTTCGCCGCCTTTCTCGAAACGCTCAGCTGGAAAGCCCCTGCCTTCCCGGTCTTCCACAACGCCACGTCCCTGCCCGAGCCGGACGCTTCGTCCATCAAGGGCGTCATGCAGCGTCAGATGACCTCCTCGGTCCTGTGGGTGCAGACCATGCAGGCCATGTGGGGCGTCGGAGTGCGCGAATTTATCGAAGTCGGCCCCAAGGGCGTGCTGTTCAAGATGCTCAAGGCCAACCTCGGCTCCGAAGAGGAGAAGTGGTCCGGACTGAACATCGGCAACCTCGAACAGGCCGGGGAGCTGTAA
- the aroE gene encoding shikimate dehydrogenase: MSRAYGIIGWPLGHTMSPALHNWGFTELGIDAQYWAWPLETKDLPEFMERVRTEPILGLSVTIPHKRTVMAHLDRISDRARAIGAVNTVYWDGDVLCGENTDVIGVVAPLRSLDSMPDSAIVLGAGGAARAAVAGFLELGIPRVAVSNRTLSKAETLAAEFEVECVPWDKRMDGDWELVCNTTPLGMSGDLQGVSPWDEDRFARGAVAYDIVYNPLETRFLAEAGAAGCRTVSGLEMFLHQGLAQFRLWTGQNMDEAGARRLLLSALGS, translated from the coding sequence GTGTCCCGCGCCTACGGCATCATCGGCTGGCCGCTGGGCCACACCATGTCTCCAGCCCTGCACAACTGGGGCTTCACCGAGCTGGGCATTGACGCGCAATACTGGGCCTGGCCGCTGGAGACGAAAGACCTGCCGGAATTCATGGAGCGCGTGCGCACAGAGCCCATCCTGGGGCTGTCCGTGACCATCCCGCACAAGCGGACGGTCATGGCCCACCTGGATCGCATATCCGACAGGGCTCGAGCCATCGGCGCGGTGAACACCGTGTATTGGGACGGCGACGTCCTGTGCGGCGAGAACACCGACGTCATCGGCGTGGTCGCCCCCCTGCGCTCCCTGGACTCCATGCCCGACTCGGCCATCGTGCTCGGGGCGGGCGGCGCGGCGCGCGCAGCCGTGGCCGGGTTCCTGGAACTCGGCATCCCGCGCGTGGCCGTATCCAATCGCACCCTGTCCAAGGCCGAGACCCTGGCCGCCGAATTCGAGGTCGAATGCGTCCCGTGGGACAAACGCATGGACGGTGACTGGGAGTTGGTTTGCAACACCACGCCACTGGGCATGTCGGGCGATTTGCAAGGGGTAAGCCCTTGGGACGAGGACCGCTTTGCCCGGGGTGCTGTGGCCTATGATATCGTGTACAACCCGCTTGAAACCCGCTTCCTGGCCGAGGCCGGGGCCGCCGGGTGCCGCACCGTCTCGGGACTCGAGATGTTCCTGCACCAGGGGCTGGCCCAGTTCAGGCTGTGGACCGGGCAGAATATGGACGAGGCCGGGGCGCGGCGACTGCTCCTCTCGGCCCTCGGATCATAG
- a CDS encoding peptidylprolyl isomerase: MKCFRLWFAPLLLACSLILVLSVRPAQAGPNPVVVMETSMGRIMIMLSPKEAPLTVANFLKYVNAGFYDNTIFHRVINKNKGDQSVAIVQGGGYTFPINLKRTLYPPIHNEAASAMLNLKGTIAMARASAPDSATSQFFFNVIDNPNFDYHQSSSMTGAGSYSQQTSVGYCAFGKVIRGMEVVEKISQVKTARAGLMEDVPVNPVFIKKAYVAQ; encoded by the coding sequence ATGAAATGCTTCCGTCTCTGGTTTGCGCCGCTGCTTTTGGCCTGCTCCCTGATCCTGGTTCTCTCGGTCCGTCCGGCCCAGGCCGGCCCCAACCCGGTGGTCGTCATGGAGACCTCCATGGGACGGATCATGATCATGCTGTCGCCCAAGGAAGCGCCCCTGACCGTGGCCAACTTCCTCAAGTACGTGAACGCAGGCTTCTACGACAACACCATCTTCCACAGGGTGATCAACAAGAACAAGGGCGACCAGTCCGTGGCCATCGTCCAGGGCGGGGGCTACACCTTCCCGATCAATCTCAAGCGCACGCTGTATCCGCCCATCCACAACGAGGCGGCCTCCGCCATGTTGAACCTCAAGGGGACCATCGCCATGGCCCGGGCCAGCGCCCCTGATTCGGCCACCAGCCAGTTCTTTTTCAACGTCATCGACAACCCGAACTTCGATTACCACCAGAGCTCGTCCATGACCGGTGCCGGCTCCTATTCGCAGCAGACATCCGTCGGTTACTGCGCCTTCGGCAAGGTCATCCGCGGCATGGAAGTGGTCGAAAAGATCAGCCAGGTCAAAACCGCCCGGGCAGGTCTGATGGAAGATGTTCCGGTCAATCCGGTTTTCATCAAGAAGGCCTATGTGGCCCAATAG
- a CDS encoding HDOD domain-containing protein, translating into MSRRDEILLACQKVVAMPTCIRKAGALLDGLETEPARLARIIEHDPGLTANLLKVVNASDLASDRPVLTARAALDVLDSPEVLRFFISTGVAPYYVNIIAGYDQAPSQFLQHSTTVAIASRELATALNLDVPDYVFTAGLLSGIGKLLLGAYVQVDLREILHMVFDEGMAFDRAEERMLGTNHAELGGIMLHNWGLPDALTRVVCNHLRPDEYEGQDVVLDLVHVGNVLAKMIGVGLGADGLNYEVSSEVVERLGITSEVLDHVSVEVVIELQSLWDLFLECSDDFCSF; encoded by the coding sequence ATGAGCCGACGAGACGAAATCCTGCTGGCTTGCCAAAAAGTCGTAGCCATGCCGACCTGCATACGTAAGGCCGGGGCCTTGCTTGACGGCTTGGAAACCGAACCCGCACGTCTGGCCCGGATCATCGAACACGACCCTGGCCTGACCGCCAATCTGCTCAAGGTGGTCAACGCCTCGGACCTGGCCTCGGACCGGCCCGTACTCACCGCGCGTGCCGCTCTCGACGTGCTCGATTCCCCGGAGGTCCTGCGCTTCTTCATCTCCACCGGCGTGGCCCCCTACTACGTCAACATCATCGCCGGCTATGACCAGGCCCCGAGTCAGTTCCTGCAGCATTCCACCACCGTGGCCATCGCGAGCAGGGAGCTCGCCACCGCGCTGAATCTCGACGTGCCCGATTACGTCTTCACGGCCGGGCTGCTGTCGGGCATCGGCAAGCTTTTGCTCGGAGCGTACGTTCAGGTGGATCTGCGCGAGATCCTGCATATGGTCTTTGACGAGGGGATGGCGTTCGATCGGGCCGAGGAGCGCATGCTCGGCACCAACCATGCCGAGCTCGGCGGGATCATGCTCCACAACTGGGGGTTGCCCGACGCCCTGACCAGGGTGGTCTGCAACCACCTGCGCCCGGACGAATATGAGGGACAGGACGTGGTCCTGGACCTGGTCCACGTGGGCAACGTGCTGGCCAAGATGATCGGCGTGGGGCTCGGCGCGGACGGTCTCAACTACGAGGTCTCGTCCGAGGTGGTCGAGCGGCTGGGCATCACGTCCGAGGTTCTGGACCACGTCTCGGTCGAAGTGGTGATCGAGCTGCAGTCCCTGTGGGATCTGTTCCTCGAGTGCTCCGACGACTTCTGCAGCTTCTAG
- a CDS encoding chemotaxis protein CheD, protein MNNTLVVGISDMKLSTNPGDVIVTYSLGSCLGVTIYDPKAQIGAMVHCLLPTAAAAKEKARANPFMFVNTGVAMTVRKLADLGADKNRLIFKAAGGANMRKDRIFDTGVRNFDALMKLLDHNGRLLSARDVGGTIPRTLFLYLDTGRVVVRSLGKESDL, encoded by the coding sequence ATGAATAACACGCTTGTCGTCGGCATATCGGACATGAAGCTGTCCACCAATCCCGGAGACGTTATCGTCACCTACTCTCTCGGGTCCTGCCTCGGTGTGACGATCTATGACCCGAAAGCGCAGATCGGGGCCATGGTCCACTGTCTGCTGCCCACCGCTGCGGCTGCCAAGGAAAAGGCGCGCGCCAACCCGTTCATGTTCGTGAACACCGGGGTGGCCATGACCGTGCGGAAGCTGGCGGATCTCGGAGCGGACAAGAACCGTCTGATCTTCAAGGCCGCTGGCGGTGCAAACATGCGCAAGGACCGCATTTTCGACACGGGCGTGCGAAATTTCGACGCGCTGATGAAGTTGCTGGATCACAACGGAAGGCTGCTGTCGGCCCGGGATGTGGGAGGTACGATTCCCAGAACACTCTTTCTGTACCTGGACACCGGTCGTGTGGTAGTAAGGTCATTGGGGAAAGAGAGCGACCTATGA
- a CDS encoding metallophosphoesterase family protein has translation MQHRESLAVLADIHGNSAALKAVLADARARGLTRFVNLGDTFYGPLDPAGTWAVLQSQPMAGVLGNQDRILLDDAPPSAVAAVRDALGSAPLTWLAELPKTLRLEPDVLLCHGTPRDDATYLLEDVTTGLPAPRKPEAILADLLPEAQGCSLVLAGHSHHAGLAVADGITVVNPGSVGLPAYDDDEPPHVMASGSPRAAYAVVSRTADGWDAEFVEVDYDWEAAARLARENGRQDWARWLSTGMA, from the coding sequence ATGCAACACCGAGAATCCCTGGCCGTGCTGGCCGATATCCATGGCAACTCGGCCGCGCTCAAGGCCGTGCTCGCCGATGCGCGGGCGCGCGGCCTGACCCGCTTCGTCAACCTCGGCGATACCTTCTACGGCCCGCTGGACCCCGCCGGGACCTGGGCCGTGTTGCAAAGCCAGCCCATGGCTGGCGTGCTCGGCAACCAGGACCGCATCCTTCTGGACGACGCGCCCCCTTCCGCCGTGGCGGCCGTGCGCGACGCCCTTGGGTCAGCCCCCCTGACCTGGCTGGCCGAACTGCCCAAGACCCTGCGACTGGAACCGGACGTGTTGCTCTGCCACGGCACGCCCAGGGACGACGCCACCTATCTGCTCGAAGATGTGACCACCGGACTGCCCGCCCCGCGCAAACCCGAGGCGATCCTGGCCGACCTTCTTCCCGAGGCCCAGGGGTGCTCCCTGGTCCTTGCCGGGCACAGCCACCATGCCGGACTGGCCGTTGCGGACGGCATCACCGTGGTCAATCCGGGGAGTGTCGGCCTGCCTGCATACGATGACGACGAACCGCCCCACGTCATGGCCAGCGGATCGCCTCGCGCCGCTTACGCCGTGGTCTCGCGAACGGCCGACGGGTGGGACGCGGAGTTTGTGGAAGTGGATTACGACTGGGAGGCGGCGGCCCGTCTCGCCCGTGAAAACGGCCGCCAAGACTGGGCGCGCTGGCTGTCCACAGGCATGGCCTGA